In the Ipomoea triloba cultivar NCNSP0323 chromosome 6, ASM357664v1 genome, one interval contains:
- the LOC116023781 gene encoding DNA repair protein RAD51 homolog, with product MEQQHRNQQKSVQERQQDEAEEIQHGPFPVEQLQESGISALDVKKLKDAGLCTVESVVYSPRKDLLQIKGISEAKVDKIIEAASKLVPLGFTSASQLHAQRLEIIQITSGSKELDKVLEGGIETGSITEIYGEFRSGKTQLCHTLCVTCQLPLDQGGGEGKAMYIDAEGTFRPQRLLQIADRFGLNGADVLENVAYARAYNTDHQSRLLLEAASMMVETRFALMIVDSATALYRTDFSGRGELSARQMHLAKFLRSLQKLADEFGVAVVITNQVVAQVDGSAIFAGPQIKPIGGNIMAHASTTRLALRKGRGEERVCKVVSSPCLAEAEARFQISPEGVTDVKD from the exons ATGGAGCAGCAGCACAGAAACCAGCAGAAAAGTGTGCAAGAACGGCAGCAAGATGAGGCCGAGGAAATTCAACACGGCCCTTTCCCGGTTGAGCAACTTCAG GAATCTGGAATCTCTGCCCTTGACGTAAAGAAACTTAAGGATGCGGGTCTATGTACCGTAGAATCAGTTGTGTACTCTCCTAGAAAAGACCTTCTGCAAATAAAAGGGATCAGTGAAGCTAAAGTTGACAAAATCATAGAGGCAG CTTCAAAATTGGTGCCTCTGGGTTTTACTAGTGCCAGCCAACTCCATGCACAGAGGCTTGAAATCATTCAAATAACATCTGGATCGAAAGAGCTTGACAAAGTCTTGGAAG GGGGAATTGAAACGGGATCTATCACTGAAATTTATGGCGAATTCCGCTCTGGAAAGACTCAGCTTTGTCATACATTATGTGTTACTTGCCAA CTTCCCTTAGATCAAGGGGGTGGTGAAGGGAAGGCAATGTATATTGATGCTGAGGGCACTTTCAGACCACAAAGACTCTTGCAGATTGCAGACAG GTTTGGGTTGAATGGAGCAGATGTTCTAGAAAATGTGGCATATGCTCGAGCGTATAACACTGATCATCAGTCACGGCTTTTGCTTGAGGCAGCCTCAATGATGGTAGAAACCAG GTTTGCTCTTATGATTGTGGATAGTGCTACCGCACTTTATAGGACTGATTTTTCTGGACGAGGGGAGTTGTCTGCCAGGCAAATGCATCTGGCAAAGTTCCTAAGAAGCCTTCAGAAATTAGCAGACGAG TTTGGTGTTGCAGTTGTAATTACTAACCAAGTGGTTGCCCAAGTCGACGGTTCTGCCATTTTTGCGGGACCTCAGATCAAACCCATAGGCGGCAACATTATGGCGCACGCTTCTACAACAAG GCTGGCTCTTCGAAAGGGAAGAGGAGAAGAGCGGGTTTGTAAAGTAGTAAGCTCTCCATGTTTAGCTGAAGCTGAAGCAAGGTTTCAAATTTCTCCTGAAGGTGTAACTGATGTGAAGGACTGA
- the LOC116022914 gene encoding phosphoinositide phosphatase SAC4, protein MAASGNEPPPSPSEPRFSNGKRQQQCLSSPPDPPPEGFMQKFRLYETRSKYYMIGRNKSRTYWRVLKIDRTEPSELNIREDSATYTAIECSDLLRRIHEGNRSTGGLKFVTTCYGIVGFIKFLGPYYMLLITKRRQIGDICGHTIYAISKSEIIPLPSSSVQSKMANYKSENRYKKLMRMVDLTKDFFFSYSYHIMRSLQKNMCDNLAGQVPYGTMFVWNEFLTCGIRNILHNTFWTVALVYGFFKQSTFSISGRYFKLALIARRSRHYAGTRYLKRGVNEKGRVANDVETEQIVFEDVAEGSPMQISSVVQNRGSIPLFWSQETSRLNIKPDIILSKKDQTYEATRLHFENLAKRYGNPIIILNLIKTHEKRPRESILRTEFANAIESINKNLSEEHRLRFLHWDLHKHSRRKATNVLFFLGKVATYALNLTGFFYCQATPPLGSEGPRWPCLESSDSSYKDRLRHCNPDNEKHGDDENSDSDSSEGKANGNPSIKPPMLQNGVLRTNCIDCLDRTNVAQYAYGLAALGHQLCALGVTSSPKIDLDDPLADDLMGFYERMGDTLAHQYGGSAAHNKIFSERRGQWKAATQSQEFFRTLQRYYNNAYLDAEKQNAINIFLGHFQPQEGNPDIWELDSDQHYNVGRHGESNVDEYGRSLFKRSFSDGNILHESQSPIPTRTFEKDFSNADFSDQSQGSKLPSESTPEISTCGSGLTYSRYTPSMPARELFVDLPRDRCIEHENGDASDCSNFVDLDWLSSSGNSCEEELLERSMYTISPIAGMSSDNVVNEMAGESTPSTSEGESSTKGKRYAGVELPYKDTHIYEVLEEFSDSFVCWVTYGETLCH, encoded by the exons ATGGCTGCTTCAGGGAACGAGCCACCGCCTTCTCCGTCGGAACCGCGCTTTTCCAATGGGAAACGACAGCAGCAATGCCTGTCGTCTCCTCCAGATCCGCCTCCGGAGGGGTTTATGCAGAAATTTCGTCTATACGAAACCCGCTCG AAGTATTACATGATAGGGAGGAACAAGAGTAGAACGTACTGGAgagttttgaaaattgataggACGGAGCCTTCTGAACTTAACATTCGTGAAGATTCTGCCACTTACACTGCAATTGAGTGCTCTGATTTGTTGAGAAGAATACATGAAGGAAACAGATCTACAGGAGGATTGAAGTTTGTCACCACATGTTATGGCATTGTTG GGTTCATAAAATTTTTGGGGCCTTACTACATGTTGCTTATTACAAAGAGGAGGCAGATTGGTGACATTTGTGGTCATACCATATATGCAATCTCTAAGAGTGAGATAATCCCACTTCCAAGTTCTTCTGTTCAGTCAAAGATGGCTAATTATAAGAGTGAAAACAG ATATAAGAAGCTTATGCGTATGGTGGATCTTACAAAGGACTTCTTCTTTAGCTATTCATACCACATAATGAGGAGTCTACAGAAGAACATGTGTGATAATCTAGCGGGGCAAGTCCCATATGGCACCATGTTTGTCTGGAATGAGTTTTTGACCTGTGGAATACGGAATATCCTCCATAATACTTTCTGGACAGTTGCATTGGTCTATGGATTTTTCAAGCAG TCTACCTTTTCAATATCTGGGCGGTACTTCAAATTGGCACTTATTGCGCGGCGTTCACGCCATTATGCTGGCACAAG ATATCTTAAACGAGGGGTGAATGAAAAGGGCAGAGTAGCCAATGATGTTGAGACGGAGCAAATTGTATTTGAGGATGTTGCAGAAGGTTCCCCAATGCAGATTAGCTCTGTTGTCCAAAATCGTGGGTCAATTCCACTCTTTTGGTCACAGGAAACATCACGCCTAAATATTAAGCCTGATATAATAC TGTCAAAGAAAGATCAAACTTATGAAGCAACCAGACTGCACTTTGAGAACCTCGCCAAGAGATATGGGAACCCCATAATTATTTTGAATCTAATAAAG ACTCATGAAAAAAGACCCCGGGAATCCATTCTTCGTACTGAGTTTGCTAATGCAATTGAATCCATCAATAAGAATCTATCAGAAGAACATCGTCTTAGGTTCCTGCACTGGGATTTGCACAAACATTCTCGACG CAAAGCAACAAATGTCCTGTTTTTCCTTGGGAAAGTGGCTACATATGCGTTGAATTTGACAGGCTTCTTCTACTGTCAAGCCACACCACCCTTAGGATCTGAAGGTCCAAGATGGCCTTGTCTTGA GAGTTCTGATTCAAGCTATAAGGACCGATTGAGACACTGTAACCCAGATAATGAGAAACATGGTGATGATGAAAATAGTGACTCAGATAGTTCTGAAGGGAAAGCTAATGGTAATCCTTCCATTAAACCTCCAATGTTACAGAATGGAGTGCTCAGAACAAATTGCATAGATTGCTTGGACAGAACTAATGTGGCACAATATGCATATGGTTTGGCTGCTTTGGGTCATCAGCTTTGTGCTTTGGGGGTTACAAGTTCCCCAAAGATTGACCTTGATGATCCTTTGGCTGACGATTTAATGGGATTCTATGAGAGAATGGGTGATACACTAGCTCATCAATATGGTGGCTCTGCTGCTCATAATAAG ATTTTCTCTGAGAGAAGGGGTCAGTGGAAAGCTGCAACTCAATCACAGGAGTTCTTCAGAACTCTTCAGAGATACTACAACAATGCATATTTGGATGCAGAGAAACAGAATGCTATTAATAT ATTCTTGGGGCACTTTCAGCCTCAAGAAGGAAACCCTGACATTTGGGAGTTGGACTCTGACCAGCATTACAATGTCGGTAGGCATGGAGAGTCAAATGTTGATGAATATGGAAG GTCTCTCTTCAAAAGATCATTCTCAGATGGGAATATTCTTCATGAAAGCCAATCGCCCATACCTACCAGGACCTTTGAAAAGGATTTTTCTAATGCTGACTTTTCTGATCAATCACAAGGAAGCAAACTGCCCTCTGAATCAACACCGGAAATTTCAACTTGTGGAAGTGGTTTGACATATTCTAG GTATACTCCCTCTATGCCTGCAAGGGAGCTTTTTGTAGACCTGCCAAGAGATAGATGCATTGAACACGAAAATGGGGATGCATCTGATTGCTCAAACTTTGTTGACTTAGACTGGCTTTCTTCTTCTGGAAATTCCTGTGAGGAAGAGCTATTAGAAAG ATCGATGTACACAATCTCTCCAATTGCTGGTATGTCATCAGATAATGTTGTCAATGAAATGGCTGGAGAATCTACCCCTTCCACCAGTGAGGGTGAATCTAGTACAAAG GGCAAGAGGTATGCTGGAGTAGAGCTACCTTACAAGGACACCCATATTTATGAAGTTCTCGAGGAATTTTCAGATAGTTTTGTGTGTTGGGTTACCTATGGAGAGACACTTTGTCATTGA
- the LOC116023780 gene encoding 1-phosphatidylinositol-3-phosphate 5-kinase FAB1B isoform X1, with protein sequence MDANNDVLNDGSGRMAACFRHTSSNVHSVILPPQKLEFGFDNQEWVQREVDEVCSMADDLFGEVSKALIGALENITVNNGVEAQDSCHHQIAELEGILKEERMGFEVVLFEEMLGKMLHGEDKNGQQAEIHNILEINHLRRQLVLHAHSWEQRLLHIASSYDTPSQAASSSHGESYRVFHSSTSTVNNESDREPGKNLPDALDAAWTGKSQAASSKKSSAILDSLLHQDEPSSIISYALLSPDYHAQISNESEKVTPESSGSESSSFSDPSFYSTNVLHPCISFSEPGPEGKVEYRVTCYYARQFEALKKACCISELDFIHSLSRSTKCNSISHAKTLDNRLIVKVVGKKELESFIMFAPSYFKYLSDSIASSTPTCLAKIFGIYEITSKNLKDGKESKTKVLVMENLMLGHNITRMYDLKGSSEPRHNQDPSENNKVLFDQNLVEEMPTNPIYVGSKAKRLLEKAVWNDTAFLASVNVMEYSLLVGLDDEKHELVVGVIDYRRQYTWDKQLETWVKTALGVVLGGTMNASSPTVISPTQYKKRFRKAMSGYFIMVPDEELQCEHLA encoded by the exons ATGGATGCAAATAATGATGTTCTTAACGATgg TTCAGGGAGAATGGCGGCGTGTTTCAGACACACTTCAAGTAATGTTCATTCTGTAATTCTCCCTCCCCAGAAACTTGAATTTGGCTTTGATAATCAAGAGTGGGTTCAGAGAGAAGTTGATGAG GTCTGTAGTATGGCAGATGATTTGTTCGGTGAGGTGTCCAAAGCTCTTATTGGGGCTTTGGAGAACATCACTGTCAACAATGGAGTAGAAGCACAAGATTCATGCCATCACCAGATTGCTGAACTGGAAGGAATACTGAAAGAGGAGAGAATGGGATTTGAGgtagttttgtttg AGGAAATGCTAGGAAAAATGCTCCATGGAGAAGATAAAAATGGCCAGCAGGCTGAAATCCACAATATTCTTGAAATCAATCATCTAAGAAGGCAATTAGTCCTGCATGCTCACTCCTGGGAGCAACGTTTGCTACACATTGCCAGTTCTTATGACACACCCTCCCAGGCTGCAAGCTCAAGTCATGGGGAGAGTTATAGAGTTTTCCATTCTTCTACCTCAACCGTCAACAATGAAAGCGATCGAGAACCCGGGAAAAACCTGCCCGACGCTCTAGATGCAGCCTGGACAGGCAAAAGCCAGGCTGCATCTTCTAAGAAGAGCTCTGCAATTCTGGACTCACTCTTACATCAAGATGAGCCAAGTAGTATTATATCATATGCTCTTCTCTCACCAGATTACCATGCTCAAATCTCCAATGAATCTGAGAAAGTAACCCCGGAATCTTCAGGTTCTGAATCATCCAGTTTCTCGGATCCATCATTTTACAGTACTAATGTTCTGCATCCCTGCATTTCCTTCTCAGAACCTGGCCCTGAGGGGAAAGTGGAGTATAGAGTTACTTGCTATTATGCAAGGCAATTTGAGGCCTTAAAGAAAGCCTGCTGCATCTCTGAGTTAGATTTTATTCATTCTCTCAGCCGATCCACCAAATGTAACAGCATCTCCCACGCAAAAACTTTGGACAATCGCCTTATCGTTAAGGTGGTGGGTAAGAAGGAGTTAGAGTCATTCATCATGTTTGCACCATCTTATTTCAAGTATTTGTCTGATTCAATAGCTAGCAGTACCCCAACTTGTCTTGCAAAAATCTTTGGCATCTATGAG ATCACATCAAAGAATCTTAAAGATGGGAAAGAATCGAAAACGAAAGTTTTGGTGATGGAAAATCTCATGCTTGGGCATAACATCACCAGAATGTATGACCTCAAAGGATCTTCTGAGCCGCGGCATAATCAAGATCCAAGCGAAAACAACAAAGTTCTGTTTGATCAAAACTTGGTTGAAGAAATGCCAACAAATCCAATATATGTAGGAAGCAAAGCAAAGAGGCTCCTGGAGAAGGCTGTATGGAATGATACTGCATTTCTTGCT TCAGTAAATGTAATGGAATATTCGTTACTCGTCGGTTTGGATGACGAAAAACATGAATTGGTGGTTGGAGTGATCGATTATAGGAGACAATACACATGGGACAAGCAACTCGAAACGTGGGTGAAGACAGCGTTGGGCGTCGTCCTTGGTGGTACCATGAATGCATCATCTCCTACTGTCATTTCTCCAACCCAGTACAAGAAGAGATTCAGGAAAGCAATGTCTGGTTATTTCATTATGGTGCCAGATGAGGAACTTCAATGTGAACATTTAGCATAA
- the LOC116023780 gene encoding 1-phosphatidylinositol-3-phosphate 5-kinase FAB1B isoform X2 has translation MDANNDVLNDGSGRMAACFRHTSSNVHSVILPPQKLEFGFDNQEWVQREVDEVCSMADDLFGEVSKALIGALENITVNNGVEAQDSCHHQIAELEGILKEERMGFEEMLGKMLHGEDKNGQQAEIHNILEINHLRRQLVLHAHSWEQRLLHIASSYDTPSQAASSSHGESYRVFHSSTSTVNNESDREPGKNLPDALDAAWTGKSQAASSKKSSAILDSLLHQDEPSSIISYALLSPDYHAQISNESEKVTPESSGSESSSFSDPSFYSTNVLHPCISFSEPGPEGKVEYRVTCYYARQFEALKKACCISELDFIHSLSRSTKCNSISHAKTLDNRLIVKVVGKKELESFIMFAPSYFKYLSDSIASSTPTCLAKIFGIYEITSKNLKDGKESKTKVLVMENLMLGHNITRMYDLKGSSEPRHNQDPSENNKVLFDQNLVEEMPTNPIYVGSKAKRLLEKAVWNDTAFLASVNVMEYSLLVGLDDEKHELVVGVIDYRRQYTWDKQLETWVKTALGVVLGGTMNASSPTVISPTQYKKRFRKAMSGYFIMVPDEELQCEHLA, from the exons ATGGATGCAAATAATGATGTTCTTAACGATgg TTCAGGGAGAATGGCGGCGTGTTTCAGACACACTTCAAGTAATGTTCATTCTGTAATTCTCCCTCCCCAGAAACTTGAATTTGGCTTTGATAATCAAGAGTGGGTTCAGAGAGAAGTTGATGAG GTCTGTAGTATGGCAGATGATTTGTTCGGTGAGGTGTCCAAAGCTCTTATTGGGGCTTTGGAGAACATCACTGTCAACAATGGAGTAGAAGCACAAGATTCATGCCATCACCAGATTGCTGAACTGGAAGGAATACTGAAAGAGGAGAGAATGGGATTTGAG GAAATGCTAGGAAAAATGCTCCATGGAGAAGATAAAAATGGCCAGCAGGCTGAAATCCACAATATTCTTGAAATCAATCATCTAAGAAGGCAATTAGTCCTGCATGCTCACTCCTGGGAGCAACGTTTGCTACACATTGCCAGTTCTTATGACACACCCTCCCAGGCTGCAAGCTCAAGTCATGGGGAGAGTTATAGAGTTTTCCATTCTTCTACCTCAACCGTCAACAATGAAAGCGATCGAGAACCCGGGAAAAACCTGCCCGACGCTCTAGATGCAGCCTGGACAGGCAAAAGCCAGGCTGCATCTTCTAAGAAGAGCTCTGCAATTCTGGACTCACTCTTACATCAAGATGAGCCAAGTAGTATTATATCATATGCTCTTCTCTCACCAGATTACCATGCTCAAATCTCCAATGAATCTGAGAAAGTAACCCCGGAATCTTCAGGTTCTGAATCATCCAGTTTCTCGGATCCATCATTTTACAGTACTAATGTTCTGCATCCCTGCATTTCCTTCTCAGAACCTGGCCCTGAGGGGAAAGTGGAGTATAGAGTTACTTGCTATTATGCAAGGCAATTTGAGGCCTTAAAGAAAGCCTGCTGCATCTCTGAGTTAGATTTTATTCATTCTCTCAGCCGATCCACCAAATGTAACAGCATCTCCCACGCAAAAACTTTGGACAATCGCCTTATCGTTAAGGTGGTGGGTAAGAAGGAGTTAGAGTCATTCATCATGTTTGCACCATCTTATTTCAAGTATTTGTCTGATTCAATAGCTAGCAGTACCCCAACTTGTCTTGCAAAAATCTTTGGCATCTATGAG ATCACATCAAAGAATCTTAAAGATGGGAAAGAATCGAAAACGAAAGTTTTGGTGATGGAAAATCTCATGCTTGGGCATAACATCACCAGAATGTATGACCTCAAAGGATCTTCTGAGCCGCGGCATAATCAAGATCCAAGCGAAAACAACAAAGTTCTGTTTGATCAAAACTTGGTTGAAGAAATGCCAACAAATCCAATATATGTAGGAAGCAAAGCAAAGAGGCTCCTGGAGAAGGCTGTATGGAATGATACTGCATTTCTTGCT TCAGTAAATGTAATGGAATATTCGTTACTCGTCGGTTTGGATGACGAAAAACATGAATTGGTGGTTGGAGTGATCGATTATAGGAGACAATACACATGGGACAAGCAACTCGAAACGTGGGTGAAGACAGCGTTGGGCGTCGTCCTTGGTGGTACCATGAATGCATCATCTCCTACTGTCATTTCTCCAACCCAGTACAAGAAGAGATTCAGGAAAGCAATGTCTGGTTATTTCATTATGGTGCCAGATGAGGAACTTCAATGTGAACATTTAGCATAA
- the LOC116022029 gene encoding kinesin-like protein NACK2 has product MTIGTPPLSKISRRTPSRAAVNRTPQCTPGKAKVSEEKILVTIRVRPLSPKEQASYDLVAWDFPSDHTIVSKNLNHERHSGSYSFDFVFGPICSTRKVYEEGARDVALSALSGINATIFAYGQTSSGKTFTMRGITENVVKDIYEHIKNTVERDFVLKFSALEIYNETVIDLLNNESGSLRLLDDPEKGTIVEKLIEEIVEDDQHLRHLIKICEAQRQVGETALNDKSSRSHQIIRLTIDSSIRENSGQVKSLLATLNLVDLAGSERASQTSAGGTRLKEGSHINRSLLTLTTVIRKLSGGRRNGHIPYRDSKLTRILQPSLGGNARTAIICTMSPALSHVEQSRNTLSFATSAKEVTNSAQVNMVVAEKQLVKKLQKEVARLEAELRTPDSCASPCLKSLLLEKETKIQQMEQEINELKRQRDNAQSQLEQERSARKEIKGSDDQGPSHQVVRCLSFSTENEKGFNGPISRTQRSHKLFGRNAAVRHSAGSTDLSMLVNEIRKLEMRLRQIGEEATHALELLHKEFASHRIGSQGATETIAKLLSDIKGTHRVNSVPEKIQIKDKASLKEEIARLKSQESSFKALEMKLESVQRSIDKLVMHLPSGDETPESRTPSRKKKVLSNTGNMPNLIRSPCSPMSSTRDVVYNEVENKAPEDSDEFHDQRSKESSYISSAKGTPDSKQSNSVSVKKMQRMFKKATEDNIRNIKAYVTELKERVVKLQYQKQLLVCQVLELEANDAAIEQTEFVDQSPASWHLIFEDQRKQIIMLWHLCHVPLVHRTQFYLLFKGDPSDQIYMEVELRRLTWLEQHLAELGNASPALLGDDPASYVSSSIKALKQEREYLARRVNTKLSAEEREMLYIKWDIPVDGKQKRRLLFVNKLWSDPLSMENVQESAQIVAKLVGFWETEEPVSKEMFELNFVSPCDKKTWLGWSLISNLLHL; this is encoded by the exons ATGACAATAGGAACGCCACCATTGTCAAAGATTAGTAGGAGGACTCCTTCACGTGCTGCTGTCAATAGGACTCCCCAGTGTACTCCAGGTAAAGCAAAGGTCAGCGAAGAGAAGATTCTTGTTACTATTCGTGTGAGGCCGTTGAGCCCAAAAGAACAAGCTTCTTATGATCTTGTTGCCTGGGATTTCCCTAGTGACCACACCATTGTTTCAAAGAACTTGAATCATGAACGCCATTCAGGATCATACTCCTTTG ATTTCGTCTTTGGACCAATCTGTTCGACTCGAAAGGTCTATGAAGAAGGGGCAAGAGATGTTGCTCTCTCCGCATTGAGTGGAATTAATG CAACAATTTTCGCCTATGGGCAGACAAGTAGTGGAAAGACATTTACAATGAGGGGAATTACTGAAAATGTTGTTAAGGACATTTATGAACACATAAAAAAT ACGGTAGAAAGGGACTTTGTCTTGAAATTTTCTGCCTTAGAGATCTACAATGAGACTGTAATAGACCTATTGAACAATGAGTCTGGCTCACTTCGTTTATTGGATGATCCTGAG AAGGGAACTATAGTTGAAAAACTAATTGAAGAGATTGTTGAGGATGACCAGCACTTAAGGCatctaattaaaatttgtgaag CTCAAAGACAAGTGGGAGAAACTGCTCTAAATGACAAGAGCTCAAGGTCACATCAGATAATTAGGCTG ACCATTGATAGCAGTATTAGAGAAAACTCTGGGCAAGTAAAGTCCCTTTTAGCAACTCTG AATCTTGTGGATCTTGCCGGAAGTGAGCGTGCTTCACAAACAAGTGCAGGTGGTACAAGGTTGAAGGAAGGAAGCCACATAAATAGAAGTTTGCTGACTTTGACCACTGTAATTAGGAAGCTAAG TGGTGGAAGGAGGAATGGTCACATTCCCTACAGAGATTCAAAACTGACAAGGATATTACAGCCCTCTCTCGGGGGAAATGCTCGAACTGCAATCATCTGCACTATGAGCCCTGCTTTAAGTCATGTGGAGCAATCTCGTAACACGCTTTCATTTGCAACCAGTGCAAAAGAAGTCACAAATAGTGCCCAAGTAAACATG GTAGTTGCAGAGAAGCAATTAGTGAAAAAGTTGCAAAAAGAAGTTGCTAGACTTGAAGCAGAGCTCCGAACTCCTGATTCCTGTGCTTCTCCATGTCTAAAATCCTTACTGTtggaaaaggaaacgaaaatccAGCAG ATGGAGCAAGAGATAAATGAACTGAAACGTCAAAGGGACAATGCTCAATCCCAGCTTGAACAAGAAAGAAGTGCAAGAAAAGAGATCAAG GGTTCAGATGATCAAGGGCCTTCTCATCAAGTAGTTAGATGTCTTTCTTTTTCAACTGAAAACGAAAAAGGTTTTAATGGGCCTATCTCAAGAACGCAGAGAAGTCACAAGTTATTTGGGAGAAATGCTGCAGTTAGGCACTCAGCCGGTTCTACAGATCTCTCAATGCTGGTGAATGAAATTAGAAAGCTTGAAATGAGGCTGAGGCAGATTGGTGAAGAAGCAACCCATGCACTTGAGTTACTTCATAAAGAGTTTGCATCTCACCGAATTGGGAGTCAAGGTGCCACAGAAACTATTGCAAAATTGCTATCTGACATAAAGGGCACACACAGAGTAAATTCTGTTCCAgagaaaattcaaataaaagatAAAGCTAGCCTCAAAGAGGAGATTGCCCGGTTGAAATCCCAAGAAAGCAGCTTTAAAGCTTTGGAGATGAAGCTCGAGAGTGTCCAAAGATCAATAGACAAATTAGTTATGCATCTTCCAAGTGGTGATGAAACTCCTGAGTCAAGGACTCCATCAAGAAAGAAAAAGGTCCTGAGCAATACTGGCAACATGCCAAATCTAATACGGTCTCCATGTTCACCTATGTCTTCTACACGTGATGTAGTGTATAATGAAGTTGAGAACAAGGCCCCAGAGGACAGCGATGAATTTCATGACCAGAGAAGTAAGGAATCTAGCTACATCTCGTCAGCGAAGGGTACCCCTGATTCAAAACAATCAAACTCTGTTAGTGTTAAGAAAATGCAAAGGATGTTTAAGAAAGCAACCGAGGACAACATTAGGAACATTAAAGCCTATGTTACTGAGCTAAAGGAGCGGGTGGTTAAGCTCCAATACCAAAAACAACTACTAGTTTGCCAG GTATTAGAGTTGGAAGCAAATGATGCTGCAATTGAGCAAACTGAGTTTGTCGACCAATCTCCCGCATCATGGCACTTGATATTTGAGGATCAAAGAAAGCAAATCATAATGTTGTGGCACTTATGTCACGTGCCATTGGTGCACCGGACTCAGTTTTATCTGTTGTTTAAAGGAGATCCTTCAGATCAGATATATATGGAAGTTGAGCTCAGAAGGCTGACATGGTTGGAGCAGCATCTGGCAGAGCTAGGAAATGCTAGTCCAGCACTTTTAGGCGATGATCCTGCAAGCTATGTGTCATCAAG CATTAAAGCCCTGAAGCAGGAGAGGGAATACCTAGCAAGGAGGGTGAATACAAAGCTTAGTGCAGAAGAGAGGGAAATGCTTTACATAAAGTGGGATATTCCAGTTGATGGGAAACAAAAGAGGAGGCTGTTGTTTGTGAATAAACTCTGGTCTGATCCTCTTAGCATGGAGAATGTGCAGGAAAGTGCACAAATCGTCGCGAAGCTTGTGGGATTCTGGGAAACAGAAGAGCCTGTTTCCAAGGAGATGTTTGAGCTCAACTTTGTTTCTCCTTGTGACAAGAAAACATGGTTGGGTTGGAGCCTGATATCTAATCTGTTACACTTGTAA
- the LOC116022915 gene encoding eukaryotic translation initiation factor 3 subunit K: protein MGREVAGQNQPSSLSYTVEQLIVVNPYNPDILPDLENYVNEQVSSQTYNLDANLCLLRLYQFEPERISTQIVARILVKALMAMPAPDFSLCLFLIPERVQMEEQFKTLIVLSHYLETARFRQFWDEAAKSRHIVEVVPGFEHAIQMYAIHVLSLTYQKVPRSVLAEAINIEGLSLDKFLEHQVSNYGWVIEKGHGRGQLITIPQNEFNHPALKKNTSDGVPLEHVTRIFPILG, encoded by the exons ATGGGGAGAGAGGTGGCTGGACAAAATCAGCCGTCGTCGCTGTCATACACGGTGGAGCAACTCATCGTCGTCAATCCTTACAATCCAGACATCCTCCCTGATCTCGAGAACTACGTCAATGAACAG GTTTCTTCGCAGACTTATAATTTGGATGCAAATCTTTGCCTTTTGCGTCTTTATCAG TTTGAGCCTGAGAGGATCAGTACACAAATTGTTGCTCGCATTTTGGTCAAG GCTCTGATGGCCATGCCAGCGCCAGATTTCAGCCTTTGCCTTTTTCTAATCCCAGAACGAGTG CAAATGGAAGAACAGTTCAAGACTCTAATTGTTCTCTCACACTACTTGGAG ACAGCAAGATTCCGCCAATTTTGGGATGAGGCAGCTAAGAGTCGTCATATAGTAGAAGTTGTGCCAG GTTTTGAACATGCAATTCAAATGTATGCGATTCATGTTCTTTCACTGACCTACCAAAAGGTCCCTCGGTCTGTTCTTGCCGAG GCCATTAACATTGAAGGTCTTTCTCTGGACAAGTTCCTTGAACACCAAGTGTCAAATTATGGCTGGGTCATAGAGAAAGGTCATGGCAGGGGCCAACTCATCACCATCCCCCAAAATGAGTTCAACCATCCAGCACTGAAGAAAAACACAAGTGATGGTGTCCCGTTGGAACATGTTACCCGTATCTTCCCCATACTTGGCTAG